From Dehalobacter sp. 12DCB1, a single genomic window includes:
- the folE gene encoding GTP cyclohydrolase I FolE, whose protein sequence is MMAIDHAKIERAVRDILEAIGENPEREGLKDTPKRVARFYEEAFAGLHEDPSKNLSVLFSEKHEEMVLVRDIPIYSMCEHHLLPFVGQAHIAYIPRHGKVTGLSKLARVAEDYARRPQLQERLTSQIAGTVNDMLNPRGVIVVIEAEHMCMTVRGIKKPGAQTVTSAVRGMFETSAATRAEAFSLIMGRR, encoded by the coding sequence ATGATGGCTATAGATCATGCAAAAATAGAACGAGCTGTAAGGGATATTTTGGAAGCAATTGGAGAGAATCCGGAAAGAGAAGGACTTAAGGATACTCCTAAAAGAGTTGCCAGATTTTATGAGGAAGCTTTTGCCGGACTTCATGAAGATCCGAGCAAGAACCTGTCTGTATTGTTTTCAGAAAAACATGAGGAAATGGTACTGGTTAGAGATATTCCGATTTATTCAATGTGCGAGCACCACCTGCTTCCTTTTGTTGGACAGGCCCACATTGCGTATATACCGAGACACGGCAAGGTGACAGGATTGTCGAAGCTGGCCAGAGTTGCCGAAGACTACGCCAGAAGGCCACAGTTACAGGAAAGGTTGACGAGCCAGATTGCGGGTACTGTGAATGATATGCTTAATCCGCGGGGTGTTATTGTTGTCATTGAAGCTGAGCATATGTGTATGACCGTACGCGGAATTAAAAAACCAGGCGCGCAGACCGTTACATCAGCAGTTAGAGGAATGTTTGAAACCAGTGCTGCTACTAGGGCAGAGGCCTTTTCATTAATTATGGGCAGACGCTAG
- a CDS encoding cation:proton antiporter regulatory subunit, which translates to MKLVKEKDLPGIGKKYQLDTRSGDKLVVIVHDDGRREMYHYYLEDPNESISMVTLDDEESRCIASILGGMAYRPKDLDTVEVAIGDMVLEWYRIETGAYAIGKSIGEMQVRKRTGGTIIAMVKKDQNKTINPNPDIVLQEGATIVILGEKEQVKAAKALLFHGSVH; encoded by the coding sequence ATGAAATTAGTCAAGGAAAAAGACTTGCCGGGGATTGGTAAAAAGTATCAGCTGGACACCCGGTCTGGAGATAAGCTGGTTGTGATCGTTCATGATGACGGGCGCCGGGAAATGTATCACTATTACCTCGAGGATCCGAACGAATCGATCTCAATGGTAACACTTGACGATGAAGAATCACGTTGCATTGCCTCTATTCTGGGCGGAATGGCCTATCGCCCCAAAGATCTGGATACCGTTGAGGTAGCCATCGGGGATATGGTACTTGAATGGTACAGGATTGAAACGGGGGCTTATGCGATTGGTAAATCAATCGGTGAGATGCAGGTCCGGAAGCGGACTGGCGGGACGATTATTGCGATGGTGAAAAAAGACCAAAATAAAACGATTAATCCCAATCCCGACATCGTTCTTCAGGAAGGTGCAACGATTGTCATCCTAGGAGAAAAAGAACAGGTGAAAGCTGCAAAAGCGCTTCTGTTTCACGGGAGTGTTCATTAA
- a CDS encoding cation:proton antiporter → MEHLVLEVGLALALSALAGMIAGKLRISIVPILIIAGMVVGPQAPHIGVFDFRFIQSAALIDFMGKMGVLFLLFSLGLEFSIKQLMASGSSILRSGLIYMLINFSVALLYPLLLGWPVKEILVVAGMMTISSSAIVAKVIVELKRAANDETEIILGLMMFQDVFVAIYLSVVSGLVLSGSTSTVTVLLTAAVALGFIGAFLFLGHKLVPWLNRRLNIPSDETFLLVTFAAVTLIAGISETLNIAEAIGAMLLGLVLAETEHRERIEHIIVPFRDFFGALFFFSFGLSIDPFALGGAVWPVLGAVLLTLLGNTVAGFIAGRRARLSHRASLRIGLTILSRGEFSIILATLALSGGLLGVLQPFSALYVLILAILGPILTKESSLVYKLIGPILKWPELPEKRRLKL, encoded by the coding sequence ATGGAGCATTTGGTACTGGAAGTTGGTCTCGCTCTGGCCTTGTCGGCCTTAGCAGGGATGATAGCCGGTAAATTGCGGATCTCCATTGTGCCTATTCTGATTATTGCGGGGATGGTTGTTGGACCCCAAGCTCCTCATATCGGAGTATTTGATTTCAGGTTCATTCAGTCAGCCGCACTAATTGACTTTATGGGAAAGATGGGTGTTTTATTTTTACTTTTCTCTCTCGGATTAGAATTTTCGATCAAACAGCTGATGGCATCGGGATCGTCGATTCTACGCAGCGGCCTCATCTACATGCTCATCAACTTTTCTGTTGCGCTGTTGTACCCATTGCTTTTAGGCTGGCCCGTTAAAGAGATCCTGGTCGTAGCAGGGATGATGACAATTTCGTCAAGCGCTATTGTGGCCAAAGTCATTGTTGAGTTAAAACGAGCTGCGAACGATGAGACAGAAATTATCCTAGGGCTGATGATGTTTCAGGATGTGTTTGTAGCAATCTATTTATCTGTTGTCTCTGGTTTGGTTCTTTCCGGTTCAACTTCGACTGTTACAGTCCTGCTTACAGCAGCTGTTGCACTTGGATTTATCGGGGCATTTTTGTTTTTGGGCCATAAGCTCGTTCCATGGCTGAACCGCCGGCTAAATATTCCTTCGGATGAGACATTTTTACTGGTGACTTTTGCGGCGGTGACGTTGATTGCGGGGATTTCCGAAACCCTGAATATTGCCGAGGCCATCGGAGCAATGCTGCTCGGACTGGTACTGGCGGAGACGGAGCATCGCGAGCGGATTGAACATATTATTGTTCCTTTTCGTGATTTTTTTGGTGCATTATTCTTTTTCAGTTTTGGTCTGAGCATCGATCCTTTCGCGCTGGGGGGCGCTGTTTGGCCGGTTCTTGGTGCAGTGCTGCTGACGCTTCTTGGCAATACGGTTGCTGGGTTTATAGCCGGAAGAAGAGCCCGGTTGTCGCATCGCGCTTCGCTCAGGATTGGCTTAACGATCCTGTCACGTGGTGAATTTTCAATTATACTTGCCACACTGGCCCTATCAGGAGGCTTACTAGGAGTCCTGCAACCGTTTTCTGCCTTGTATGTGCTCATTCTCGCTATATTGGGCCCCATACTGACCAAGGAATCCAGTCTGGTATATAAATTAATTGGACCGATCCTTAAATGGCCGGAGCTGCCTGAAAAACGCAGGTTGAAACTTTAG
- the surE gene encoding 5'/3'-nucleotidase SurE: protein MKILLTNDDGYFAAGLRTMYDVLAANHQHEIYVVAPEGQRSAVGRSITLFQPIFVTHHSLPDNHIGISVNGTPTDCVKLAIQGDILPAKPDLIISGINHGPNLGSDVFYSGTVAAAMEGALLGIRSIAVSLANYDYEDYMPSALLIKRLIDTNSPLLQYQSGLLNINVPPCDREEWKGKKVTKLGRSVYDNAFENRKSPYGREYYWITGTLVFEEEQDTDLRAIQEGYVSVTPLHCDLTDYERLKTMENLL from the coding sequence ATGAAAATCCTGCTGACAAATGATGATGGTTATTTTGCTGCCGGTCTCAGGACCATGTATGATGTTTTGGCGGCGAACCATCAGCATGAGATCTATGTTGTGGCTCCGGAAGGGCAACGATCAGCTGTTGGACGATCTATCACCTTGTTTCAGCCAATCTTCGTAACCCATCATTCCTTGCCGGACAATCATATTGGGATATCGGTCAACGGCACACCGACAGACTGTGTCAAACTGGCGATACAGGGGGATATTCTTCCTGCTAAGCCGGATTTAATCATATCCGGAATTAATCACGGACCGAATCTCGGTTCGGATGTATTCTACTCTGGTACTGTGGCAGCTGCAATGGAGGGCGCCCTGTTAGGGATACGTTCCATAGCGGTATCGCTTGCGAATTATGATTACGAAGATTATATGCCAAGCGCTTTGCTCATCAAACGCTTGATTGATACGAACAGCCCCTTACTTCAGTATCAGAGCGGCCTGCTCAATATTAATGTGCCGCCCTGCGACAGAGAGGAATGGAAGGGGAAAAAAGTCACGAAACTAGGCAGGTCTGTTTATGACAATGCGTTCGAAAACAGAAAATCTCCTTATGGCAGAGAGTATTATTGGATCACTGGAACGCTCGTTTTTGAAGAAGAACAGGATACTGACCTTAGGGCAATTCAGGAAGGGTATGTTTCGGTTACGCCTTTACACTGTGACCTGACCGATTATGAACGGTTAAAGACCATGGAAAATTTACTATAG
- a CDS encoding methyltransferase domain-containing protein, which yields MADWNPEAYLKFEKERSKPSRDLVSRIKLEKPENILDVGCGPGNSTRVLAERWKNAAITAIDNSHAMLEIAKTTNPLVRWLLRDAGQDISDLGQFDLIFSNAVFQWIPDNDLLISRLFAMLEPRGILAVQVPFVNEMLIHQLLLDLVGSAKWSGYFDHIAIPYKVHTPEYYYDVLCELTPEIELWETRYYHLMNSYDDILDLYRSTGLRPYLDCLHEDKMQKEFESDLMLEIMKYYSGSKDGKILFTFDRVFFTATR from the coding sequence ATGGCAGACTGGAATCCAGAGGCCTATTTAAAATTTGAGAAAGAAAGATCCAAACCGTCACGTGATTTAGTCAGCCGTATTAAGCTTGAAAAGCCTGAAAACATCCTGGATGTGGGCTGCGGTCCGGGTAATAGCACCCGTGTTTTAGCAGAAAGATGGAAGAATGCGGCGATCACAGCCATTGATAATTCACATGCCATGCTTGAAATTGCCAAAACCACAAACCCGTTAGTGCGTTGGTTATTACGGGATGCTGGACAGGACATTTCCGATTTGGGCCAGTTCGATCTCATATTTTCCAATGCGGTCTTCCAATGGATTCCTGATAATGACCTTCTTATCTCCAGACTGTTTGCAATGCTGGAACCCCGCGGCATATTAGCCGTCCAAGTTCCGTTTGTCAATGAAATGCTGATTCATCAGTTGCTTTTAGACCTGGTAGGCTCTGCGAAGTGGTCCGGTTATTTTGATCACATTGCGATTCCTTATAAGGTCCATACTCCTGAATATTATTATGATGTCCTCTGTGAATTAACACCGGAAATCGAATTATGGGAAACCAGGTATTATCATTTGATGAACAGTTATGATGATATCCTGGATTTGTATCGAAGTACCGGGTTGAGACCCTACCTGGATTGTCTTCATGAAGACAAAATGCAAAAAGAATTTGAGAGTGATCTGATGTTGGAAATCATGAAGTATTATTCCGGCTCCAAAGACGGTAAAATTTTATTTACCTTTGACCGCGTATTTTTTACAGCAACACGGTAA
- the spoVB gene encoding stage V sporulation protein B — translation MPRNNLIFGAVILFGANLVNRLLGFVYQYLIMHYIGSEAYGLFYMVFPVYMTALVLTTAGIPLAVSKMVAERVSIGRYAEARRVFRTAFLTLFISGLLVTITLYINRSLIVHSFFADERVGIVFQICIPSIFIVSVASAFRGYFQGLQNMVPSAVSQVCEQIFRIGIGFSLSVYLLKKGIEWAAAGLAAGMLCGEIVGLLVILIQYLVQHKHLPYGNENGGQSKPVMAELISLSLPVTGSRLMATGLSSLDTVIIPKQLQLAGYSARNATSLFGEFSGTALTLLSFPSVFTFALATSLVPAISEAMVRNDVRAARSKSIDAVRYTIMLGLPCVIALYFFAEPLTHLFKSDHVSAVLKVLALGGIFAYIQQTTTGILQGLGKTFLPLAHSVITAVFRIPLLFYLTGIPKFGLVGTALTYVFGFVMMAFLNLYAINKHIGLQADLKSMILQPVMAGLGMTAVLKSTLWLVPGQTTLLPSLTVLLAAIVVYFGILISQGGISIKEIKKTWQALRFWPKNK, via the coding sequence TTCCGGTCTATATGACTGCACTGGTCTTAACCACAGCAGGAATACCACTGGCTGTCTCCAAAATGGTCGCAGAAAGAGTCTCTATTGGCCGCTATGCTGAAGCCCGGAGAGTATTCCGGACGGCTTTCCTGACTTTATTTATTTCCGGTCTGCTGGTTACCATCACGCTGTACATAAACAGATCACTGATCGTTCACAGTTTCTTTGCGGATGAGCGCGTTGGAATTGTTTTTCAGATCTGTATCCCGTCAATTTTTATCGTATCTGTGGCCTCTGCATTCCGTGGATATTTCCAGGGGCTGCAGAACATGGTTCCTTCAGCGGTCAGCCAGGTTTGTGAACAAATCTTCCGGATCGGGATCGGTTTTTCTCTTTCCGTATATTTGCTAAAGAAAGGCATTGAATGGGCCGCAGCCGGTCTTGCCGCAGGAATGCTCTGTGGGGAGATCGTTGGTTTGCTTGTGATCCTGATTCAATATCTGGTGCAGCACAAGCACCTTCCTTATGGAAATGAAAATGGCGGACAATCCAAACCCGTCATGGCAGAGCTGATCAGTTTGTCCCTGCCCGTAACCGGAAGCAGGCTAATGGCTACAGGGCTGTCTTCTTTGGATACTGTCATTATTCCCAAACAGCTTCAGCTTGCCGGTTATTCGGCCAGGAATGCAACCTCTCTTTTTGGAGAGTTCAGCGGGACTGCACTTACGCTGCTCTCATTTCCAAGCGTCTTTACATTTGCGCTGGCTACATCGCTTGTCCCAGCTATTTCCGAAGCAATGGTCCGAAATGACGTCCGGGCTGCCAGGAGTAAAAGCATAGACGCGGTCCGCTATACCATTATGCTCGGATTGCCGTGTGTCATTGCACTTTATTTTTTTGCTGAACCACTTACGCACCTATTTAAAAGTGATCATGTGTCTGCAGTGTTGAAGGTATTAGCCTTGGGTGGGATATTTGCCTATATTCAGCAGACGACTACAGGAATTTTACAAGGGCTCGGCAAAACCTTTTTACCGCTGGCCCATTCGGTCATCACAGCAGTATTCCGGATTCCGCTTCTTTTCTACCTGACTGGGATTCCAAAATTTGGTCTCGTGGGTACCGCTTTAACTTATGTATTTGGTTTTGTCATGATGGCTTTCTTAAACCTTTATGCCATAAACAAGCACATCGGACTACAAGCTGATCTGAAATCCATGATCCTGCAGCCGGTTATGGCCGGACTTGGTATGACAGCTGTGCTCAAAAGCACCTTATGGCTGGTCCCGGGCCAAACAACGCTGCTTCCGAGTCTTACCGTCCTTCTTGCCGCAATTGTGGTTTATTTTGGGATCCTGATTTCTCAGGGAGGTATTTCAATAAAAGAAATAAAGAAAACCTGGCAGGCTTTGAGATTTTGGCCTAAAAACAAATAG